The following proteins are encoded in a genomic region of Mahella australiensis 50-1 BON:
- a CDS encoding XkdX family protein yields MFEIIKKNYERGLWSKQMVATAVRKGVITAEQYREITGEDYNLQ; encoded by the coding sequence ATGTTTGAAATAATTAAAAAGAATTATGAACGTGGTCTATGGTCAAAACAAATGGTGGCGACTGCGGTTAGAAAAGGTGTTATAACCGCAGAACAATACCGTGAAATTACTGGCGAAGATTACAATTTACAATAG
- a CDS encoding N-acetylmuramoyl-L-alanine amidase family protein, with product MAYKVYISPSTQEHNQYVNGNTEEYWMNKIADVVCNLLVKSGITVYRNKPEMELKQVVADSNAKKPDIHFAIHSNAGGGRGCEVYALLVYDDNGKIKPTEGYKLAQAVYNRVSALTPTSDRGVKQGNHLYEIKNTIAPAALIEVAFHDNPQDAAWITSNIEPIGKAIAQGICDYFGVKLNTKDDEGEDDMLDKIVVYYGDIDALPAIIVGQKLKAPVMKESDFKSSGLKAKNIIRVGGGEGDRFDTFKRAAQLL from the coding sequence ATGGCTTATAAAGTATATATCAGCCCATCAACGCAAGAGCACAATCAGTATGTAAATGGCAATACGGAAGAATATTGGATGAATAAAATTGCTGATGTGGTTTGCAATTTGCTCGTTAAAAGCGGCATAACAGTATACCGCAATAAACCCGAAATGGAACTAAAGCAGGTTGTGGCTGACAGCAATGCAAAAAAGCCGGATATACATTTTGCTATACACAGCAATGCCGGAGGTGGTAGAGGTTGTGAAGTATATGCATTGCTTGTCTATGATGATAATGGCAAGATAAAGCCAACAGAAGGTTATAAGCTGGCGCAGGCGGTATATAACCGTGTATCAGCATTGACGCCGACCAGCGACCGAGGAGTAAAGCAAGGTAATCATCTATATGAGATTAAGAATACCATTGCCCCTGCGGCCTTAATTGAAGTAGCCTTTCACGATAATCCGCAGGATGCTGCATGGATAACGTCAAATATAGAGCCTATCGGCAAGGCTATAGCTCAAGGAATATGTGACTATTTTGGCGTAAAGCTAAACACCAAAGATGATGAGGGGGAAGATGATATGTTAGATAAGATTGTAGTATATTATGGCGATATAGACGCTTTGCCGGCTATAATCGTTGGGCAGAAGTTAAAGGCTCCGGTTATGAAGGAAAGCGACTTTAAATCTAGCGGATTAAAAGCAAAAAACATAATACGCGTTGGCGGCGGCGAAGGAGATAGGTTTGATACTTTCAAGAGGGCGGCACAACTATTGTAA
- a CDS encoding ISNCY family transposase, producing the protein MRKEQYFDTNFSHFRDLLEDDKGIILSNSSVYRILDNAGIQSPRKHRRPRKIHARRERMPQAGMLVQIDCTSFEWIPSVGNMALHGAIDDATGQVLALYFTENECMNGYFELMRTIIGQYGIPISLYADKHTIFASPNKGKISIEEQLEGKVVNETQFQMAMSTLGISIINARSPQAKGRVERLWNTLQDRLRAELRIYGIDSMEKANEFLPKFLERYNKRFAIEPQDPEPAFRELPPDIDLDNILCVKLSRKVDNGGVFSLHSQYYQVVCDDGKTVAPIVPRAKITVLTSPRIGIRVQYGNNIYAVKKLDEPPKKAQKANKASSSSTAKPYKPSPTHPWKQGWQKAPSYWYEESDREILEALYNSSRAWH; encoded by the coding sequence ATGAGAAAGGAACAGTATTTTGATACGAATTTCTCTCATTTTAGAGATTTGCTTGAGGATGATAAGGGTATTATTCTTAGTAATTCCTCGGTTTATAGAATCCTTGATAATGCCGGTATTCAAAGCCCTAGAAAGCATAGACGCCCTCGTAAGATTCATGCTAGAAGGGAACGTATGCCTCAGGCTGGCATGTTGGTGCAAATCGATTGCACCTCTTTTGAATGGATTCCTTCTGTAGGTAATATGGCTCTCCACGGTGCCATAGACGATGCCACCGGTCAGGTCCTCGCGCTCTATTTTACTGAAAACGAGTGCATGAATGGCTATTTTGAGCTCATGCGTACCATCATTGGCCAATATGGTATCCCTATATCTCTATATGCCGATAAGCATACTATATTTGCTTCTCCTAATAAGGGTAAAATCTCTATCGAGGAGCAGCTTGAGGGTAAAGTGGTAAATGAAACCCAGTTCCAAATGGCTATGAGTACATTGGGTATATCTATCATTAATGCCAGGTCCCCTCAGGCTAAGGGCCGCGTAGAGAGGCTATGGAATACTTTGCAGGATAGGCTCAGGGCAGAATTGAGGATTTATGGCATTGATTCTATGGAAAAGGCCAATGAGTTTTTGCCTAAGTTCCTGGAGAGATATAATAAAAGGTTCGCCATAGAGCCTCAAGATCCCGAGCCTGCTTTTAGAGAATTACCGCCGGATATCGACTTAGATAATATACTTTGTGTTAAGTTATCTAGAAAAGTTGATAATGGCGGCGTATTTTCTCTACACAGCCAATATTATCAAGTTGTATGTGATGATGGCAAAACCGTTGCACCTATCGTTCCTAGAGCTAAGATAACGGTTCTTACCAGCCCTAGGATAGGTATACGGGTGCAGTATGGCAATAATATATATGCTGTGAAAAAGCTCGATGAACCGCCTAAGAAAGCTCAGAAAGCTAATAAGGCAAGTTCATCGAGCACAGCTAAGCCTTATAAGCCTTCTCCCACTCATCCTTGGAAACAAGGTTGGCAGAAGGCGCCATCATATTGGTATGAGGAATCAGACAGAGAGATTTTAGAGGCTCTGTATAATTCCTCACGCGCCTGGCACTAG